A window from Salvia miltiorrhiza cultivar Shanhuang (shh) chromosome 2, IMPLAD_Smil_shh, whole genome shotgun sequence encodes these proteins:
- the LOC131011631 gene encoding protein NDR1-like produces MMADDGGCGRCCFSFVLTSGLSALFLWLSLRTYKPSLFIQDLYVPGLNSRNNHTIFFQLTLRNQMKDKGVGYANISLSFLYNSTLLVANHTLPAFYQGHAKTAHRKDSVNAAALPWPPSNGTVSFRVRAATRVRSKIMLWFTKSHALVVAADVEVGASGEKVKKKSIKLKSGVADPGSRWLRMGVANAMLFAVFIF; encoded by the coding sequence ATGATGGCGGACGACGGCGGCTGCGGGCGGTGTTGCTTCAGCTTCGTCCTGACCTCCGGCCTGAGTGCCCTGTTCCTGTGGCTGAGCCTCCGCACCTACAAACCCAGCCTCTTCATCCAGGATTTGTACGTCCCCGGCCTCAATTCAAGAAACAACCACACCATCTTCTTCCAACTCACGCTCCGCAACCAGATGAAAGACAAGGGCGTGGGCTACGCTAACATCAGCCTCAGCTTCCTCTACAACTCCACGCTCCTCGTCGCCAACCACACGCTGCCCGCCTTCTACCAGGGCCACGCTAAGACTGCCCACCGGAAAGACTCGGTCAACGCTGCCGCCCTTCCCTGGCCGCCCTCCAACGGCACCGTCAGCTTTAGGGTGAGGGCGGCGACGAGGGTGAGGTCCAAGATTATGCTGTGGTTCACCAAGAGCCACGCGCTCGTCGTCGCCGCCGACGTCGAGGTGGGCGCCTCCGGCGAGAAGGTGAAGAAGAAGTCGATCAAGTTGAAGTCCGGCGTGGCGGATCCCGGGAGTCGGTGGCTCAGAATGGGGGTTGCTAATGCTATGCTTTTCGCTGTCTTCATCTTCTAA
- the LOC131008152 gene encoding uncharacterized protein LOC131008152 gives MAEYFDICVYMSRLEEAIPKYGVTQIQYHEVIRTLAKLPKLFKVGHNSQIHLRDSDPDSTIQAFIHAIMSVIQSAQQDVECVDATVKCFETHVLQVVSWLREMVRQCKGENPALQTPALQGPALPRPALPSPALQGPALPRPALPSPALQGPALPSPALPNAALQNSAVQNPAMHNLALQNSALPNPALQNPAMQNAALQNSALQSPVLPSPALTSPALPSPTLTSPALTSPCQEEKAAQQIERELEKEEVLVSLLDGDDLIELVDEYMIEFEC, from the coding sequence ATGGCAgaatattttgatatttgtgtGTACATGAGCCGTTTGGAGGAAGCAATTCCCAAGTATGGAGTTACGCAGATCCAATACCATGAAGTCATACGAACGTTGGCGAAATTGCCCAAACTTTTTAAGGTTGGGCATAACTCGCAAATACATTTGCGTGATTCTGATCCTGACAGCACCATTCAAGCCTTCATACACGCGATCATGTCAGTCATTCAATCGGCACAACAGGATGTTGAGTGTGTTGACGCAACAGTGAAATGTTTTGAGACTCACGTCCTTCAAGTTGTTAGTTGGTTGAGAGAAATGGTACGCCAGTGCAAGGGAGAAAATCCAGCACTGCAGACTCCAGCCCTGCAAGGACCAGCTCTACCCAGAccagcgctgcccagtccagccctGCAAGGTCCAGCTCTACCCAGAccagcgctgcccagtccagccctGCAAGGCCCAGCTCTACCTAGTCCAGCGCTGCCCAATGCAGCACTGCAGAATTCAGCTGTGCAAAATCCAGCTATGCATAATCTAGCTCTGCAGAATTCGGCCTTGCCAAATCCAGCCCTGCAGAATCCAGCCATGCAGAATGCAGCACTGCAGAATTCAGCCCTGCAAAGTCCAGTCTTGCCGAGCCCAGCTCTGACCAGTCCAGCACTGCCGAGCCCAACTCTGACCAGTCCAGCTCTGACAAGCCCCTGCCAGGAAGAGAAGGCAGCGCAGCAGATAGAAAGAGAGTTGGAGAAAGAGGAGGTTCTTGTGTCTTTGTTGGATGGTGATGATTTAATCGAGTTGGTGGATGAGTATATGATAGAGTTTGAATGCTAG